One region of Carya illinoinensis cultivar Pawnee chromosome 8, C.illinoinensisPawnee_v1, whole genome shotgun sequence genomic DNA includes:
- the LOC122318122 gene encoding pentatricopeptide repeat-containing protein At4g31850, chloroplastic, protein MAVVILCSSSISCTGINYACAFTDGKIYGLSHNGSVGGRSSKYLKALPSGSMVNWKKHRRKLVGFCGFVMKSPDGVVVAKGKPNKALSSEEVIGVLKSISDPKCAFSYFNYVAQLPSVVHTTETCNFMLEVLRIHRRVGDMALVFDLMQKQIINRNMKTYLTIFKGLYIRGGIRRAPSALEKMRKAGFVLNAYSYNGLIHLLLQSGFCREALEVYRGMVSEGIKPSLKTYSALMVAMGKRRDTETVMDLLKEMETLGLRPNIYTFTICIRALGRAGKIDEANAILKRMEDEGCGPDVITYTVIIDALCNAGKLDNAKELFAKMKASSHKPDRVTYTTLLNKLSDCGDLGTFKEIWNEMEVDGYAPDVVTFTILVDALCKAGNFNEAFGMLDVMEKQGISPNLHTYNVLICGLLRVSRLDEALKLFNDMGALGVEPTAFTYILFIDYYGKSGNPSEALQMFKQMKMRGIVPNLVACNASLYSLAEMGRLGEAKDIFNGLKISGLVPDSITYNMMMKCYSKVGQVDEAIKLLFDMMENGCEPDVIIINSLIDTLYKANRVDEAWQMFCRMKDMKLAPTVVTYNTILSGLGKNGQVEKAIELFESMTVLGCPPNTVTFNTFMDCLCKNEEVHLALKTLSKMMTTNCRPDVLTYNTIIDGLVKENRVGDAFWFFHQMKKLLYPDRVTLCTLLPGVVKDGRIEDALKIAEDFVCRVGVKIDGPFWGDLVGGILTEAKIDAATLFAERLVCNGICQDGSVLIPLIVFLCERKKALDAHNLFVKFMKNLGINPTLEVYNCLIDGLLEIQSTGKAWDLFKEMKTIGCAPDVFTYNLFLDAHGKAGKTNELLGLYKEMHCLGCEPNTITHNIVISGLVRTGCLEKAMDLYYDLISGDFSPTPCTYGPLLDGLLKSGRLEEAMQFFEEMLSYGCKPNCAIYNILINGYGKAGDLETACELFKRMVKEGIRPDLKSYTILVDSLCLAGRVDEALHYFEELKVTGIDPDLVSYNLIISGLGRSRRVEEALSLFNEMRHKGITPDLYTYNSLILNLGIVGMVEQAGKMYEELQLLGLEPDVFTYNALIRGYSTSGTPDHAYTVYKKMMAGGCSPNMGTIAQLPNQS, encoded by the coding sequence ATGGCTGTGGTAATCCTCTGCTCTTCAAGTATTTCCTGTACGGGTATCAATTATGCTTGTGCTTTTACTGATGGTAAGATATATGGTTTAAGCCACAATGGGTCAGTAGGAGGTAGAAGTAGTAAATATTTGAAGGCTTTGCCTAGTGGGTCTATGGTGAACTGGAAGAAGCATAGGAGAAAGCTAGTGGGTTTTTGTGGGTTTGTGATGAAGAGTCCAGATGGGGTGGTGGTGGCTAAGGGGAAGCCCAACAAAGCATTGTCTTCTGAGGAAGTTATTGGGGTTTTAAAATCGATTTCTGACCCAAAATGTGCTTTTTCTTACTTTAACTATGTTGCCCAGCTGCCCAGTGTTGTGCACACCACTGAAACGTGCAATTTCATGCTTGAGGTTTTGAGGATTCATAGGAGGGTAGGGGATATGGCTCTGGTGTTTGATTTGATGCAAAAGCAAATCATTAACAGGAACATGAAGACCTATTTGACTATTTTTAAAGGCCTTTACATAAGAGGGGGGATTCGGCGAGCACCAAGTGCACTTGAAAAGATGCGAAAAGCTGGGTTTGTTTTGAATGCATATTCATATAATGGGTTGATCCATTTGCTCCTTCAATCTGGGTTTTGTAGGGAGGCTTTGGAGGTTTATAGAGGTATGGTTTCCGAAGGGATTAAGCCCAGCCTAAAGACTTACTCGGCGCTTATGGTGGCAATGGGGAAGAGAAGGGATACTGAAACTGTAATGGATTTATTGAAAGAGATGGAAACTTTGGGGTTGAGGCCAAATATATACACGTTCACTATATGCATTAGGGCACTTGGGAGAGCTGGGAAAATTGATGAAGCAAATGCAATTCTGAAGAGAATGGAGGATGAGGGATGTGGGCCTGATGTTATTACTTATACGGTTATCATAGATGCTCTTTGTAATGCAGGGAAACTTGATAATGCGAAAGAATTATTTGCAAAGATGAAAGCTTCCAGTCATAAACCCGATCGTGTAACCTACACTACTTTGCTGAATAAGCTTAGTGACTGTGGAGACTTGGGTACATTTAAAGAAATTTGGAATGAAATGGAAGTTGATGGTTATGCTCCTGATGTGGTTACTTTTACCATTCTTGTTGATGCCCTATGCAAAGCTGGGAATTTCAACGAGGCATTTGGCATGTTGGATGTTATGGAAAAGCAAGGGATCTCACCAAATCTTCACACATACAATGTATTAATTTGTGGACTTTTGAGGGTAAGTAGGTTGGATGAAGCATTGAAACTTTTCAATGATATGGGAGCTCTGGGTGTTGAACCTACTGCTTTTACGTATATCCTATTCATTGACTACTACGGAAAGTCTGGCAATCCCAGCGAAGCTCTTCAGATGtttaaacaaatgaaaatgagaggaaTTGTTCCTAATCTTGTTGCCTGTAACGCATCTTTGTATAGCCTTGCTGAAATGGGTAGGCTTGGAGAGGCGAAAGATATATTTAATGGGCTTAAAATTAGTGGGCTTGTTCCTGATTCAATAACTTATAACATGATGATGAAGTGCTACAGTAAGGTGGGTCAAGTAGATGAAGCCATTAAATTACTATTTGATATGATGGAAAATGGCTGTGAACCTGatgttattataattaattcttTGATCGACACACTTTACAAGGCTAATAGAGTAGATGAAGCGTGGCAAATGTTTTGCAGAATGAAGGACATGAAGCTTGCTCCTACAGTCGTGACCTACAACACAATACTATCTGGACTAGGGAAGAATGGTCAAGTCGAGAAAGCTATTGAGTTGTTTGAGAGCATGACTGTACTGGGGTGTCCTCCGAATACAGTAACTTTCAACACATTCATGGACTGTCTTTGCAAGAACGAAGAGGTTCATTTGGCCTTGAAAACACTTTCTAAAATGATGACAACTAATTGTCGTCCTGATGTTTTGACTTACAACACTATAATTGATGGATTAGTTAAAGAAAACAGAGTTGGTGATGCGTTCTGGTTCTTCCATCAGatgaagaaattgttgtatCCAGATCGTGTGACTTTGTGCACCCTCCTTCCTGGTGTTGTAAAGGATGGTCGGATCGAAGATGCTTTAAAGATTGCCGAGGACTTTGTATGTCGAGTTGGGGTTAAAATAGATGGGCCTTTTTGGGGAGATTTAGTGGGAGGGATTTTGACTGAAGCCAAAATAGATGCGGCCACATTATTTGCTGAAAGACTGGTGTGCAATGGGATTTGTCAAGATGGGTCGGTATTGATACCTTTGATTGTCTTTTTGTGTGAGCGTAAGAAAGCTCTTGATGCAcataatttatttgtgaagttcATGAAAAATCTGGGAATTAATCCAACACTAGAAGTATATAATTGCTTGATTGATGGGCTTCTTGAAATCCAGAGTACTGGAAAAGCCTGGGATCTTTTTAAGGAGATGAAGACGATTGGTTGTGCCCCAGATGTTTTCACATACAACTTGTTTCTTGATGCCCATGGGAAAGCTGGGAAGACCAATGAACTTCTTGGCCTATACAAAGAGATGCATTGCTTGGGTTGCGAGCCTAACACCATAACTCATAATATAGTGATTTCTGGTCTTGTAAGAACAGGTTGTTTAGAAAAGGCTATGGATTTATACTATGATCTCATAAGTGGTGATTTTTCTCCCACACCTTGTACATATGGCCCTCTCCTAGATGGACTTTTGAAGTCAGGAAGACTGGAGGAAGCAATGCAGTTCTTCGAAGAGATGCTCAGCTATGGATGCAAGCCCAACTGTGCTATTTACAATATTCTCATTAATGGGTATGGGAAAGCTGGTGACCTGGAAACTGCTTGCGAGTTGTTTAAGAGGATGGTCAAAGAAGGAATAAGACCGGACTTGAAGTCTTACACCATTCTCGTGGATAGCTTGTGCCTGGCAGGGAGAGTTGATGAAGCTTTGCATTACTTTGAGGAACTAAAGGTGACCGGCATTGATCCTGACCTGGTCTCTTACAATCTTATCATTAGTGGACTTGGAAGATCACGTAGAGTAGAAgaagctctctctcttttcaatgaaATGCGGCATAAAGGCATTACTCCTGATCTTTACACTTACAATTCATTAATCCTCAATCTTGGGATTGTTGGAATGGTGGAGCAAGCTGGGAAGATGTATGAAGAACTACAGCTTTTAGGTCTTGAGCCCGATGTGTTCACCTATAATGCCCTCATTAGAGGATATAGTACGTCAGGAACTCCAGACCATGCTTACACAGTCTACAAAAAGATGATGGCAGGTGGTTGCAGCCCCAACATGGGAACAATTGCCCAACTTCCTAATCAGTCCTGA